One Methanococcus aeolicus Nankai-3 DNA segment encodes these proteins:
- a CDS encoding ArsR/SmtB family transcription factor, with protein sequence MNLEKTVKMGDALSNITRIKIIHLLNKNPMNIYEMAKTLNLSRPVIYTHLKKLEEADLVESDLILEEARAKRIYKSKEFKFYIDNDKIDEFFK encoded by the coding sequence ATGAATTTGGAAAAAACTGTTAAAATGGGAGATGCATTATCTAATATTACAAGAATTAAAATAATTCATCTTTTGAATAAAAACCCCATGAATATTTATGAAATGGCAAAAACACTAAATCTATCAAGACCAGTGATATATACCCATTTAAAAAAATTGGAAGAAGCTGATTTGGTAGAAAGTGATTTAATATTGGAAGAAGCTAGGGCTAAAAGAATATATAAATCAAAGGAATTTAAATTTTACATTGACAATGATAAAATAGATGAATTTTTCAAGTGA
- a CDS encoding DUF362 domain-containing protein, producing MEVYYSKIENYGSLNNKNKILDKVFNNLNLKEYNKILIKPNVLGPYPPERNATTHPLFLEWVILYLLNNEVDKNKIIVGDSSGYNTKNSFEVSRIKEICEKHNIKWLPFEGDETVEIEVMGNELHLPKSLVDSDLIINLPKLKTHILMKYTGAVKNLYGCIPGGMKPKLHGIYSKENDFAKFVGELHNVITKNKKTISIMDGINGMEGNGPSNGKSINSKIVIASNSAIAVDILASQYMGYNENDIITNNILKNGAKLNILCVDNNDNDSNNDNPIDINEIPKMKFKKPDTYFMMSILPPKVIKLIFSIMVQKPKIHKRRCRKCKICEMVCPVNAITISNFKVDAKKCINCYCCHEMCGFDAIILKRRLFN from the coding sequence ATGGAAGTTTATTATTCAAAAATAGAAAATTATGGTTCACTAAATAATAAAAATAAAATATTGGATAAAGTTTTTAATAATTTAAATTTAAAGGAATATAATAAAATATTAATAAAACCAAATGTGTTGGGGCCTTATCCACCAGAACGAAATGCAACTACACATCCGCTATTTTTGGAATGGGTTATATTATATCTTTTAAATAATGAAGTGGATAAAAATAAAATAATTGTGGGAGATTCTTCGGGATATAATACAAAAAACTCATTTGAAGTATCGAGGATAAAAGAAATTTGCGAAAAACATAATATAAAATGGCTACCTTTTGAAGGTGATGAAACAGTTGAAATAGAAGTTATGGGAAATGAATTGCACCTCCCAAAATCATTAGTAGATAGTGATTTAATAATAAATTTACCAAAATTAAAAACACATATACTTATGAAATACACAGGAGCAGTTAAAAATTTATATGGTTGTATCCCGGGGGGAATGAAACCAAAATTACATGGAATATATAGTAAAGAAAATGATTTTGCAAAATTTGTCGGGGAGCTCCACAATGTCATAACAAAAAATAAAAAAACAATATCTATAATGGACGGCATTAATGGAATGGAAGGAAATGGACCAAGCAACGGTAAAAGTATAAACTCAAAGATAGTAATTGCCTCAAATAGTGCCATTGCAGTTGATATATTGGCTTCTCAATATATGGGATATAATGAAAATGACATAATTACAAATAATATTTTAAAAAATGGTGCTAAATTAAACATATTATGTGTGGATAATAATGACAACGACAGCAATAACGACAATCCAATAGATATAAACGAAATACCTAAAATGAAATTCAAAAAGCCAGATACTTATTTTATGATGTCAATATTGCCACCAAAAGTTATAAAATTAATATTTTCAATTATGGTTCAAAAACCAAAAATACATAAAAGAAGATGTAGAAAATGCAAAATTTGTGAAATGGTATGCCCGGTAAATGCCATAACAATATCTAATTTTAAAGTTGATGCCAAAAAATGTATAAATTGTTATTGTTGCCACGAAATGTGTGGTTTTGATGCAATTATTCTAAAAAGGAGATTATTTAATTAA
- a CDS encoding AIR synthase-related protein has protein sequence MDIEGYVKRCLNNKIPENKIIEDGFKRITEIKTDISEDIAKEFVNAVISEVKTINSYKSIKDSKLKYLLDCIESDVKMGEMGGGSRGEGDFFIHKQIARIIESTNQNTIVDSREQDDGGVVRADSKYTVVAIDGTHSRLSDFPFLAGFHVCRACLRDVFVMGADPVALISDIHLADDGDVSKIFDFTGGICAVSEAIGVPLVAGSTLRVGGDMVLGDRMVSAVGAIGVINDNLPTSRVRAEVGDVILMTEGSGGGTISTTALYYGMFDVIYETLNVDFLKACKSLIDNNLLKYIHVMTDVTNGGLRGDAYEISKTATVSLEVDKDKIYNLINPKVLDMLNKLNIDPLGVSIDSLLIIAPKEHADIIMEKTGAKIIGEVKEGNISFVIEDGKKIPLIPEFREAAYTPVKKVVEKMKPSTEEFEIMKEKVKKSCDDAIKKKELVKELLNKNI, from the coding sequence ATGGATATAGAAGGCTATGTAAAAAGATGCCTAAATAATAAAATTCCCGAAAATAAAATAATCGAAGATGGATTCAAAAGAATCACTGAGATAAAAACAGATATAAGCGAAGATATTGCAAAAGAATTTGTAAATGCAGTTATATCGGAAGTAAAAACTATAAATTCATATAAATCTATTAAAGATAGTAAATTAAAATATTTATTGGATTGCATTGAATCCGATGTAAAAATGGGGGAAATGGGCGGAGGTAGCCGAGGAGAAGGGGATTTTTTCATACACAAGCAAATAGCCAGAATAATAGAGAGCACAAACCAAAATACAATAGTAGATAGTAGGGAACAAGACGACGGAGGAGTTGTAAGGGCAGATTCAAAATATACCGTTGTGGCAATTGATGGGACTCACTCACGATTAAGCGATTTTCCTTTTTTAGCAGGTTTTCATGTTTGTAGGGCATGCCTTAGAGATGTTTTTGTAATGGGTGCAGACCCTGTTGCACTTATAAGTGATATCCATTTGGCAGATGATGGGGATGTGTCAAAGATATTTGATTTTACAGGCGGTATTTGTGCAGTATCTGAGGCAATAGGTGTTCCATTGGTTGCAGGAAGTACACTAAGAGTTGGGGGAGATATGGTATTGGGAGATAGAATGGTGAGTGCAGTTGGTGCAATCGGTGTTATAAATGATAATCTACCAACCTCGCGAGTTAGAGCAGAAGTTGGAGATGTAATTTTAATGACCGAAGGAAGTGGTGGAGGAACAATATCCACAACGGCATTATATTATGGAATGTTTGATGTAATTTATGAAACACTCAATGTGGATTTCTTAAAGGCATGTAAAAGTCTAATTGATAACAATTTATTAAAATATATCCATGTAATGACTGATGTGACAAACGGGGGGCTTAGGGGGGATGCCTACGAAATTTCAAAAACTGCAACCGTTTCATTGGAAGTAGATAAGGATAAAATATATAATTTAATAAATCCAAAGGTTTTGGATATGCTGAATAAATTGAATATTGACCCATTGGGCGTTTCTATTGATAGTTTATTAATTATTGCACCAAAGGAACATGCAGATATAATTATGGAAAAAACAGGGGCAAAAATAATCGGGGAAGTAAAAGAAGGAAATATTAGTTTCGTAATTGAGGATGGTAAAAAAATACCGCTTATTCCAGAATTTAGGGAGGCTGCATACACCCCAGTTAAAAAAGTAGTCGAAAAAATGAAACCAAGCACAGAAGAATTTGAGATTATGAAGGAAAAGGTTAAAAAATCATGCGATGACGCCATTAAAAAGAAAGAACTTGTAAAGGAATTATTGAATAAAAACATTTAA
- a CDS encoding 4Fe-4S binding protein: MDKLQTIRKIVQSAFFIKFVILSVFLSSFFCLCIFGYIEQFILLGSIYFVPVVIVISLLTLIFGRLFCGWMCPLGFIFDLTYKLRVKLSRLKKLPEVPKNIHNKLIYLKYVILILFIILTYYLATYTYCSVCPIGALTNLSGTLLSFIILIGVILLGFIYPMAFCRYLCPIGALLGIFSIKPLFKLKLNNKCVNCKLCERKCPVQINLTKNIDQTECIRCFECVSSCKKDAIDFKPFFKR, from the coding sequence ATGGATAAACTACAAACTATTAGAAAAATAGTTCAGTCGGCATTTTTTATAAAATTTGTAATTTTATCGGTCTTTCTTTCAAGCTTCTTTTGTCTGTGCATTTTTGGATACATTGAACAATTCATATTACTGGGAAGTATTTATTTCGTTCCAGTGGTGATAGTAATATCATTACTTACACTAATTTTTGGGAGACTATTCTGCGGTTGGATGTGTCCATTGGGTTTTATTTTTGATTTAACTTATAAATTGAGAGTTAAATTATCCAGGTTAAAAAAACTTCCCGAAGTTCCCAAAAATATCCATAATAAATTAATATATTTAAAGTATGTAATTTTAATATTATTCATCATATTGACATACTATTTGGCAACATATACTTATTGTTCGGTATGTCCTATCGGAGCTCTAACAAATTTATCTGGGACATTGCTTTCGTTTATTATCCTTATTGGAGTTATATTACTTGGATTTATATATCCAATGGCATTTTGCAGATATCTCTGTCCAATAGGGGCATTACTTGGGATATTTTCTATAAAACCATTATTTAAACTAAAATTAAATAATAAATGTGTTAATTGTAAATTATGCGAAAGAAAATGTCCAGTTCAGATAAATCTAACCAAAAACATAGACCAAACGGAATGTATAAGATGTTTTGAATGTGTTTCAAGCTGTAAAAAAGATGCAATTGATTTTAAACCATTTTTTAAACGGTAA
- a CDS encoding DUF2202 domain-containing protein → MKYILKLIVISLVASAVLLAGCISQNTDTQMPDNQIQNNNQVDYHQNQMGMGQGGIVNNNGDVNVSLMCENIDALPQQSISEEEKEGLIEMREEEKLARDVYLTLYDKWKLQIFKNIANSEQTHTDSVKYLLEKYNIPDPVESEEVGKFSNPKFEELYNNLVEKGSQSAVDALIVGATIEDLDIADLENWISKTDNEDIKLVYENLMKGSRNHMRAFVRMLDSYGANYTPQYISSEEYEQILSSSMERGGGPNR, encoded by the coding sequence ATGAAATATATCTTAAAATTAATAGTTATATCATTAGTTGCTTCCGCAGTTCTTTTGGCAGGATGCATATCTCAAAATACAGATACTCAGATGCCAGATAATCAAATACAAAATAATAATCAAGTTGATTACCATCAAAATCAAATGGGCATGGGACAAGGAGGAATTGTAAATAATAATGGGGATGTAAATGTTAGCTTAATGTGTGAGAATATTGATGCACTCCCGCAACAGTCAATAAGTGAAGAAGAAAAGGAAGGATTAATTGAAATGAGAGAAGAAGAGAAATTGGCAAGAGATGTTTATTTAACATTATATGATAAGTGGAAATTACAGATATTCAAAAATATTGCTAATAGCGAACAAACCCATACTGATTCAGTAAAATATCTATTAGAAAAATACAATATCCCAGACCCAGTTGAAAGTGAAGAAGTTGGAAAGTTCTCAAATCCAAAATTTGAGGAATTATATAATAATTTAGTTGAAAAGGGTAGTCAGTCAGCTGTTGATGCGTTGATAGTTGGGGCAACTATTGAGGATTTAGATATTGCCGATTTAGAAAATTGGATAAGCAAAACCGATAACGAAGACATAAAATTGGTTTATGAGAATCTAATGAAAGGTTCAAGAAACCATATGAGAGCTTTTGTTAGAATGTTAGATAGTTACGGAGCAAATTACACCCCACAATACATAAGCAGTGAAGAATATGAACAAATACTAAGCAGCTCAATGGAGAGGGGAGGAGGCCCTAACAGGTGA
- a CDS encoding SLC13 family permease: protein MLKKIDNIIVLFFSLLLMMLILMFFPADEGVKKGLSILLFISILWISEAFPLSVSALFIPVFAVIFGIFDVKDAFKSFAHPIIFLFLGGFALASSLKKHDIDKIIAYKIVKLGNGDFKIASFLIMLTAYVLSMWISNTSATLIILPLALGLLSYEGMDLNDKDKDERNKIKNIYSFLLLGVAYSANIGGIATIIGSPPNAITSSSLNMGFSEWFKVGFPVSLILMPVIYAILYLYFKPNVKNHKIKLNNDFKYTNKTILTFIVFLSIAILWMISGKIANLIGVGSYMDSIIAVIGIILLFSLKLIDWKDLDDSTDWGVLMLFGGALSLSSIISTTGTGEFIANILISFMNAIPLSMFIFGIIVFSMLLTNVMSNTGVASVLMPVLVAAAMELNISPELIALPVGIAVSCAYMLPVGTPPNAIVFAEGHLSEKDMIKVGFILSLVSSIIIAGYFLLL, encoded by the coding sequence GTGTTAAAGAAAATAGATAATATCATAGTTTTATTTTTCAGTTTATTACTTATGATGTTAATATTGATGTTCTTCCCCGCAGATGAAGGAGTAAAAAAGGGATTATCCATATTATTGTTTATATCTATTCTGTGGATATCCGAGGCGTTTCCACTGTCCGTATCGGCATTATTTATTCCAGTATTTGCAGTTATTTTTGGAATCTTTGATGTAAAAGATGCCTTCAAATCATTTGCACATCCTATTATATTTTTATTTTTGGGAGGATTTGCCTTGGCATCTTCATTAAAAAAGCACGATATAGACAAAATAATTGCCTACAAGATTGTTAAATTGGGAAATGGAGATTTTAAAATCGCAAGCTTTTTAATTATGCTAACGGCCTATGTTCTCTCAATGTGGATAAGCAACACTTCGGCAACATTGATAATACTGCCTCTCGCACTTGGTTTACTATCTTATGAAGGTATGGATTTAAATGATAAAGATAAAGATGAACGAAACAAGATTAAAAACATTTATTCATTTCTTCTTTTGGGTGTTGCATACTCTGCAAACATTGGAGGGATTGCAACCATAATTGGTAGCCCCCCCAATGCCATAACAAGCAGTTCTTTAAATATGGGTTTTTCGGAGTGGTTTAAGGTGGGATTTCCGGTGAGCTTAATCCTAATGCCTGTAATTTATGCCATATTATATCTTTACTTTAAGCCAAATGTAAAGAATCATAAGATTAAGTTAAATAATGATTTTAAATATACAAATAAAACAATTTTAACATTTATTGTATTTTTATCAATTGCCATATTATGGATGATTAGCGGAAAAATTGCAAATTTAATTGGCGTAGGTAGCTATATGGATTCCATAATTGCCGTAATTGGTATAATTCTATTGTTTTCCTTAAAACTAATTGATTGGAAGGATTTGGATGACTCTACTGATTGGGGTGTGTTGATGCTTTTTGGAGGAGCTCTATCTTTAAGTAGTATAATATCCACAACTGGAACGGGAGAATTTATTGCAAATATTTTAATAAGTTTTATGAATGCCATTCCACTTTCAATGTTTATATTTGGAATAATTGTATTTTCCATGCTATTAACTAATGTTATGAGCAATACGGGAGTTGCAAGCGTTTTAATGCCTGTTTTAGTAGCCGCCGCAATGGAACTGAATATAAGTCCAGAATTAATTGCATTACCTGTGGGTATTGCCGTATCCTGTGCATATATGCTCCCAGTAGGAACTCCTCC
- a CDS encoding cell wall-binding repeat-containing protein: MLKKLMVLLSLIALSASAVYATDVVLVSDNYADQTAALGVANVLNATVVTTTWGIYNESVIDEIKSLNPDKVVVIGGNLAVVDDYIVALENASLTVERIGGQTRYDTNANITMRFQNEFAHAYGNATICVAHGMDDISLNETMARVRDGHYLVLLSNGTNLSVEPERLHLRTNKVEVIENPVYSYNHSAVVNRLRNKGLNVAVQNIPEDRVKLTIQNRIRHMEMKIEMLKEQGINTTELEEKLNEVNELMNQNKYQDAYRIVLQLEGEQMATIRLQLHAGGHGKMMGNANMNNMGNMGAPMSHQNIGNAGTPANTNAPMNHQYENTTVGNAGAPHINHQNMKDGGMTTAQH; the protein is encoded by the coding sequence ATGCTAAAAAAATTAATGGTGCTTTTATCGCTAATAGCACTATCGGCATCAGCAGTATATGCAACAGATGTCGTATTGGTAAGTGATAATTATGCAGACCAAACAGCAGCTTTGGGAGTTGCAAATGTATTAAATGCAACAGTAGTTACTACAACATGGGGAATATACAACGAAAGCGTAATTGACGAAATAAAATCACTTAATCCCGACAAAGTAGTAGTAATCGGTGGAAATTTAGCAGTTGTTGATGATTATATTGTCGCATTGGAAAATGCGAGTTTAACAGTTGAAAGAATAGGCGGTCAAACAAGATACGACACAAACGCAAATATTACGATGAGATTCCAAAATGAGTTTGCTCATGCCTATGGGAATGCAACAATCTGCGTTGCTCATGGAATGGATGATATATCACTGAACGAAACAATGGCAAGAGTAAGAGACGGTCATTATTTGGTATTATTATCAAACGGCACAAACTTATCAGTAGAACCTGAAAGATTACATTTAAGAACTAACAAAGTGGAAGTAATCGAAAATCCAGTTTACTCTTACAATCATTCAGCAGTGGTAAATAGATTGAGAAATAAGGGGCTTAATGTGGCTGTTCAGAACATTCCAGAAGACAGAGTAAAATTGACAATACAAAATAGAATAAGACACATGGAAATGAAAATTGAAATGTTAAAAGAACAGGGAATAAACACCACTGAATTAGAAGAAAAATTAAATGAAGTTAATGAATTAATGAATCAAAATAAATACCAAGATGCATACAGAATAGTTTTACAGTTAGAAGGAGAACAGATGGCAACGATTAGGTTGCAATTACATGCTGGCGGCCATGGTAAAATGATGGGGAATGCAAACATGAATAATATGGGCAACATGGGAGCTCCTATGAGCCACCAAAATATTGGAAATGCAGGAACTCCTGCAAACACCAACGCACCTATGAACCATCAATATGAAAATACCACAGTAGGAAATGCAGGAGCTCCACACATCAATCATCAAAACATGAAGGACGGGGGCATGACAACTGCACAACACTGA
- a CDS encoding DUF483 domain-containing protein, giving the protein MDPYVSSELGVYSGLNNIEDYGALMNYPDCCVKSFETARFGIDAEHLKEAELIKKEIKNEVINGKINVKDKCAIIMPSGFIPCSLNCKNAIERNLINIVSYDEQINIIELENKLSQELPHYHGAYGEYYEKIILL; this is encoded by the coding sequence ATAGATCCGTATGTTTCTTCCGAATTAGGAGTATATAGCGGACTTAACAATATCGAAGACTATGGGGCCCTTATGAATTATCCGGATTGTTGTGTTAAATCATTTGAAACTGCGAGATTTGGAATAGATGCTGAACATCTAAAAGAGGCCGAATTGATAAAAAAAGAAATAAAAAACGAAGTTATAAACGGTAAAATTAATGTAAAGGATAAATGTGCAATAATAATGCCATCAGGATTTATACCATGTAGTTTAAACTGTAAAAATGCCATTGAAAGAAATTTGATTAATATTGTTTCTTATGATGAACAGATCAATATAATTGAATTGGAAAATAAGTTAAGCCAGGAGCTCCCCCACTATCATGGAGCATATGGTGAATATTATGAAAAAATTATATTATTATAA
- a CDS encoding cell wall-binding repeat-containing protein encodes MLKKLILLLTLIVVPMVSATDVILVSDNHADYVAVEGVAKAVNATVIKTPWGIFNESVLDEIRSLNPNDVIVVGGPMAVVENYTKELENIGIEVERIAGENRYETNANLVLKFKHMFGNGTTVYVYHGDDIALNGTFQGMDKPLLVLLTNGVNLTVDPEDLDLEIEEVEVMDSPLYNGSLVAEKFKMKGANVKINAVPQDKIEVMMENKITALKMKIDLLKSQGIDASELEDKLEELESILNETEEAMDGDKYEEAYKLMVELQGEQMAMVVRAHEMDDDHHEMHKETHNELNDTEDNHQEIHKEIGDEIMDRNHDNQEMHQEIHTEIHSEINDTEDNHQEIHNEMHNEREGMEHDGKDNDNE; translated from the coding sequence ATGCTAAAAAAACTGATATTATTGCTAACTCTGATTGTAGTGCCAATGGTATCTGCGACGGATGTTATTTTAGTAAGTGACAATCATGCAGATTATGTGGCTGTGGAAGGTGTAGCTAAGGCAGTTAATGCAACGGTAATAAAGACACCGTGGGGCATTTTCAACGAAAGCGTTTTAGATGAAATAAGATCATTGAATCCTAATGATGTTATTGTTGTAGGGGGTCCGATGGCAGTTGTTGAAAACTACACAAAAGAATTAGAAAATATAGGAATTGAAGTTGAGAGAATTGCTGGGGAAAATAGATACGAAACCAATGCAAACCTTGTATTGAAATTTAAGCATATGTTTGGAAATGGAACTACCGTATATGTTTACCATGGAGACGATATAGCATTGAATGGAACATTTCAAGGAATGGATAAACCACTCTTGGTATTACTTACAAATGGGGTTAATTTAACGGTAGATCCTGAAGATTTAGACCTTGAAATTGAGGAAGTTGAAGTGATGGACAGTCCACTATATAACGGTTCATTAGTAGCAGAAAAATTTAAAATGAAAGGAGCTAATGTAAAAATTAATGCTGTTCCACAAGACAAAATAGAAGTTATGATGGAAAATAAAATCACCGCACTTAAAATGAAAATCGATCTATTGAAAAGTCAAGGAATAGATGCATCAGAACTGGAAGATAAGTTAGAAGAGTTAGAAAGCATATTGAATGAAACTGAAGAAGCAATGGATGGGGACAAATACGAAGAGGCCTATAAATTAATGGTAGAACTTCAAGGAGAACAGATGGCAATGGTTGTTAGAGCTCACGAGATGGACGATGACCACCATGAAATGCATAAGGAAACACACAATGAGCTCAATGACACCGAAGATAACCATCAAGAGATACACAAAGAGATTGGCGATGAAATCATGGATAGAAACCATGATAACCAGGAAATGCATCAAGAGATACACACCGAAATACACTCAGAAATTAACGATACTGAAGATAACCATCAAGAGATACACAATGAAATGCACAATGAGCGCGAGGGCATGGAGCATGATGGGAAGGATAATGACAATGAATAA